From a single Erpetoichthys calabaricus chromosome 1, fErpCal1.3, whole genome shotgun sequence genomic region:
- the LOC114652061 gene encoding insulinoma-associated protein 1a-like: MVRLTASIVWIRRPRGTQTDEARVFNFFFLGFVGDHPFPLSRGFLSSPSLSLFSLPLFLAFILFFCPLEPGQSHGTCVLNGPRTKKHKRNKKPQSLACGMYAPICIMMKDHASRGNSHLLLSPRRHRRDQVAGRSYWRLLCSHLRPADRQWVIAAFKYRCKVEIFSIFVSSKATRHKLLKTGDHTTLLHFVSKTLLGSCCNDTAKETFTVIYLFHFAFGLKRSKAKMPRGFLVKRTKKTGPISYRVRPAEQENEVAPQTFIASTWASCPDTLDGRSTGPVPASVPQSLLRSHFVITSSSSQVKSVKSRPYHAGMPEALCAPSLSPNRPVSTGYNESSEAALGYLDRKRNSRSPIQAESFPESTSSSFTSLVDAQMALMPSLADIANKMGSVCSRAMSPSGAQNLKRPAAAPSKAKQPLPKKPKMTCAPNSAEKKMSFKDEVTTSPVLGLRIKEDPEEDCKPRASAGSPLGEFICQLCKERYSDPLSLAQHKCSRIVRVEYRCTECDKVFSCPANLASHRRWHKPRGAQTDADRQTLDNITPALVNKLRETNSPSPHSSDAGSDEESYFDCPLCCKKFRRQAYLRKHLALHSRPSSTAQKAQQAVTAESSPEKKAPQPQASRPIHVIASLAPIYRGADATLPPAPLRVAPEELTVRHGEEIFQCRYCSEKFFSSPGLTRHINRYHSPESRHAILLSQAVL, from the coding sequence ATGGTCCGGCTGACTGCATCTATTGTTTGGATCAGACGCCCTAGGGGCACCCAGACTGATGAAGCTCgagttttcaactttttttttctaggttTCGTTGGGGACCATCCCTTCCCCCTCTCTAGAGGATTCCTCtcatctccctctctctctctcttctctctccctctctttctagCTTTCATTCTTTTCTTCTGTCCTCTTGAACCAGGACAAAGCCACGGCACGTGtgtgctgaatggacccaggacAAAAAAACACAAGAGGAACAAAAAGCCACAGAGCTTGGCGTGTGGCATGTATGCGCCAATCTGCATAATGATGAAAGACCACGCGTCGCGGGGAAACTCGCATCTGCTGCTCTCTCCCCGGAGACATCGGCGGGATCAGGTTGCTGGGCGCTCCTATTGGCGCTTACTTTGCAGCCATCTGCGGCCCGCAGACAGACAATGGGTTATAGCTGCCTTTAAATACCGATGTAAGGTGGAGATCTTTAGTATCTTCGTAAGCTCGAAAGCAACAAGACACAAATTACTTAAGACTGGAGACCATACTACCTTGCTGCATTTTGTTTCGAAAACTTTACTTGGCAGCTGCTGCAACGACACTGCCAAAGAGACTttcactgttatttatttatttcattttgcctTTGGATTAAAAAGAAGCAAAGCCAAAATGCCCAGAGGTTTTTTGGTTAAACGCACCAAGAAGACCGGTCCCATCTCTTACAGAGTACGCCCGGCGGAACAGGAGAACGAAGTCGCCCCGCAGACATTTATCGCTTCCACATGGGCAAGCTGCCCAGATACTTTGGATGGGCGCTCAACAGGCCCTGTTCCAGCCTCCGTGCCACAATCCCTCCTCAGAAGCCATTTCGTCATTACCAGCAGCAGTAGCCAAGTTAAAAGTGTCAAAAGCCGGCCCTACCATGCGGGGATGCCGGAAGCGCTCTGCGCCCCGTCTCTGAGTCCAAACCGGCCGGTCAGCACGGGCTACAACGAGTCATCCGAGGCGGCCTTGGGTTACTTAGACAGAAAACGCAATTCCAGGTCGCCTATACAAGCGGAGTCTTTTCCGGAGAGCACCTCGAGTTCCTTTACATCTCTGGTTGATGCACAAATGGCCTTAATGCCATCTTTGGCTGACATTGCAAACAAAATGGGCTCAGTATGCAGCCGAGCCATGTCTCCTTCAGGTGCTCAAAACCTGAAGAGACCGGCGGCCGCCCCATCCAAAGCGAAGCAGCCTCTCCCCAAAAAGCCCAAAATGACCTGCGCCCCTAACAGTGCTGAGAAGAAGATGAGCTTTAAAGATGAGGTCACCACGTCTCCAGTGCTCGGGCTGCGCATTAAGGAAGATCCGGAGGAAGACTGCAAACCCAGGGCCAGTGCCGGCAGCCCGCTGGGTGAATTCATTTGCCAGCTATGCAAAGAAAGGTACTCGGACCCCTTGTCTCTTGCCCAGCACAAGTGTTCCCGTATTGTGAGAGTGGAATATCGCTGCACAGAGTGCGACAAGGTCTTCAGCTGTCCCGCTAATCTCGCTTCTCATCGCCGTTGGCACAAACCGAGGGGCGCCCAAACAGATGCGGACCGACAGACACTGGACAACATCACGCCAGCTTTGGTCAACAAGTTGCGTGAAACGAACTCTCCATCGCCTCATTCCTCAGACGCAGGGTCGGACGAGGAATCTTATTTTGACTGTCCCTTGTGCTGCAAAAAATTCCGAAGGCAGGCCTACCTCAGAAAACACCTGGCGCTGCACAGCAGACCGAGCTCAACGGCACAAAAAGCGCAACAGGCTGTAACAGCAGAGAGCAGTCCAGAGAAGAAGGCGCCGCAACCGCAGGCATCCCGTCCCATTCATGTCATCGCTTCTTTGGCACCCATTTACCGGGGCGCAGATGCGACGCTCCCTCCTGCGCCCTTGCGTGTGGCCCCCGAAGAACTGACAGTAAGGCATGGAGAGGAGATCTTCCAGTGCCGTTACTGTTCGGAGAAGTTCTTCTCCTCTCCTGGACTAACACGACACATCAACAGGTACCACTCACCAGAAAGCAGGCACGCGATCCTGCTGTCTCAGGCCGTGTTATAA